The DNA region CAGCGACCCTACGTCAAAGTCAACGGGTACGAACCAGAAATCCAGCCTATCCAAACGACCCAGGCGCGATTcggaagaaggagatgacAATGACCCTCGAAATTGGCGTATTAACAAGCATCCGAAATTAGATGGAGATCTTTGGCCTCTACATTTCGCATGCCCCTATTTTAGACGCAACCCGACCCATTATGGGGATTGTTTCCGCTACAAACTCAAGCGTATTGCGGATGTCAAGCAGCATCTGAAGCGGAATCACCGGCAACCGACCCATTGCAATATCTGCTTAGAGGAACTCCCCAGCGAGGATGCTCTCCATGACCACATCCGCGCTCAACAGTGTAGGAAGCGCGCGTATATCGCTCCGGATGGAATGACGTCCTTACAAGAGAAGAGGGTCATCTCACGAGTCGGAAATAGGAAAAAACCGGTGGCAGAACAGTGGTTTGAGATCTATGATATTCTTTTCCCTGGGGTGCCAAAGCCCGAGTTTGTGTATCTGGGCGATCAACTGGCGGAAGGCGTCGAGAGCTTCCGCCAGTTTGTGAGCCGACAAGGCTTAAAGATGATTGTCCAGGAGTTGAAAGGAAGTAACATTCAAGGAGGGGATGACCAAGAGCTGGAGGGGCGCCTGCAGAACGCATTCTCTAACATGTTTGATGTGTTCCTGAACAGGCAAAATGCTCCAAGGGACGGGAAAAACTATGGGCAGAGTTCGGGGCTAGGAACAACATCACCGCGGCGAGAGGGAGCAGTGGGCCGACGAACTGAAAGCGGAAGTGGCGAGGAGGACACAACCTCGGTACTGTATGAGAGCCTGGAACTGGAAAATGAGGCGTTTGAAGATGAGATACTTGAGAACGATGGATTAGATGGTCAGGGGATCTAGGTCCAACAGCTATATTTAAAGGATGGTGACAACTGAGTACGAGTTGCACATTGGATGGGACCCTGGGTATCGTGTTTATCTCGTATTGAAATTGAGCATAGCAATGCAAAAGCTAAAAATCATGGAGAAGAATGACTGTGCTCGCTTTTCTTCGGTATCCATCTTGTCTGTCACGAAACGATTGCTTGCTTCGTGTAAGACCCCCGTTGCTCAAACTTCATGACGTCTTTTATATCCCTCAATGTCTTTTGCTGAGCAGCATTTTGCAAAAACTCCACcgcttgcttcttcttcatttgTTGCGCAAGATCCATCGCAGTCTCTCCCTTCTTGTTTTGACCCCCTACATCAGCTCCGGCGTCCACGAGAACTCGAAGAATATCCATATTTCCCCTCTCAGCGGCCATCATGACAAGAGTGCACTCGTCATGCTGCCAGCGATAGTTTACATCGCCACCGTGCTGGACGAGCAACTCGAATAGTTCCACGTTTCCGCAGTATAATGCCCAGTACATTGCATTTCGGCCGTCATTGCTAGCATGGTTTGGGTTGGCGCCTGCTTTGAGAAGCTCTCTGGCTACCCCGAGGAAGTGATTGGCACAGACACCGATTAATACAATTTCACCTATAAAGAGATCAGCGCCAGTCGGAAAGCTCGTGTTAGTGTACCTACGATTAGATGTGCTAAGGACGTGATTCGGATCGGCTCCTAGTTCCAATAACaacttgatcatctcggcaTCGTTCATGACTCTCGCCGTTAGATGGAGTGGAGTAGCCCCCCGAGTAAGGGTTTTTTGTATCTCTTGTTGCCTTGGTAAGCTGGGGCTCAGTTTCGGCATCGTGCTTGCAGGAAGCCATTCGTTTAGATCGGCGCCGTTCTCTGAAAGAAACCGTAAAGAGGGGACGTTCTGATGTAACAGTGCGTAAAAGAAGAGCGACAATCCTGTATCGGGTTAGATCTTCTAGGCCGTAAGACCACTTTATGTTCACTTACCGGTCTCATCCTTGAACTTCGGGTCGAACCCCGAGTCGAAAAGAACCTTGAGGCTCTTTGTATCCCCAGATCGAATTGCCCGATGCAGAAACGAACATTGATCTGACGGGTTAAGTGTCCTGGAAAGGGCTTGAAAGAGACCAGTTCGCCCAGGGATTTCCCCCTCTCTGGCCAGTAGTCTCCTCAACTCCTCCACGGAGTCGCCAATATCACATCTGCTGTCGACAAGCAACTCAGCAAACTCATAGGAGGGTAGTGACAGAGCCAATCGGAGTGGACTTCGTAGGTGGAAatctttggtgttgagatgggCTCCATTCTTGACCAGGAGTTGTCCCATGGCCACATCGTTGTCAAAGGCGCAGTAGTGAAGGACGGTGAATCCTTGTTTCGACCTCCCCGTGGGACCCACGCCTCTGGAAATGAGGGCACGGACATATTGTTTGTTCTGACTGCGGACGGCGTCGAGCATGGCTTCGGGGTTGTccatgttgaagagatcaTCGCCACCTGCTAGGGTATCGGAAGTGCTTCGGTTGGTTAGCGTTATGCCTGTCTGTTTGATGGTTATTTCTGCACTTGCCTAAATGCCCCAGCTCCTTGATCAGGGTAGTCGATACCAGGTGTCTGATCCATAAAGTTCCTCATCACGAAGCCGGCGTCACTCTGGCCATCTCTGACCGAATCATTGTCGACATCCTTCTCGATCTGTTTTCGGAACTCCTCTCCCCGAACGATATCTTTGAAGTCAGACATGATTTTCTCGTAGAGCTGACCTATGTCGGACTTGATTTCGTCGAGTTTCTTCCCCTCGAGGTACCTGAATGAGTGTCAGCTGAAAATCTCATCGCCCCTCAGCGTCTTCTTCATTCACCCATGCAGACTAGTTATCGTCAGGTTCAACCCAGCTTTCCCTTCACCGAGCCTTCCTCTCAAGTCACGAAGCTCGCTTTTCTTCAGATTCCACTCAACCATTCTAATAAACTTCTTTCCTCCTGATGCTTTCTGAACGAGAGGATTCAGGAAGGTCCGAATATCCTGCATTGACTTTTCGCAGGTCCCTAGTTGCCCCTTCAACGCTCTCGTTAATGATGGGGCTTCGACATGCTGGTACTGTTCAGAAAGCTCATGCGTCGTGTCTAGAATAGCGGCTAGATTTGCAACgtcatcttgaagatggcgaaTGTCATCTGGGGCATCACGGATGCCTTGGACGAGGGAGTTGAGTCTGAGCGCGACTGTCGCCGTGATTTGGATGATGCCAATGACACTTCCGACGATCCCAAGTGCCTCTGCCATACTGGGGAGTCGTCTTTGCTTGGTTTGTAGGTATTCGATTGGGGATGAGCTTGGACTCAGGGCGGGTGGAACTTGTAAAGAATCACTAATGAAGTGATCCTACCGACAAAAGCAACGATTTATTGCCGCAGCGTTCGCAAAGCTGAACAGAGAGGCAAACGGCCGCCCGGGGGCTGTGCAATGGCGAGGCCCTACAGGGAGTTGGGGAGGCCTGCAACTTTCTGACTCTGGGATTGGCTGGCTGCAGGCGCAACGCCAGGTTTCCGCCGATTTTCTTACAGCCTGCATCTTTTCAAGTTGATCCCTGCCGCTGGTGAATCTTCAGGCCTCCAGAGTCATCTCTGTCTCACTTTGTAGTAGGTGGTAATACGACGCCGGCCCAGACCCTGGTAGTGTATCGAGACTTGCTGTAGATCCTAATCGCCTGCCTTGCACCGTTTTCGCCCCCAGCAGCGCTGCATAGTCGCGCACACTGCCGTAGAAGTTGTGTAAggggagaaagaagcagTCCAGAGTTTAGGATGGAGACCGCCAGGTTCTGCTACGATTAGGTTATTTGCAAAGCTGGGCTTACTGGTAGTGGTCAGGTTAACATGACACTTCAATGAAAGTCAAGGAATAGGGCCGCCCGTGCTAGATCTCGCAGCTCTGATCGCTTTTCAATACGGAGAGCCATGATATAGATGTCTTATTTTGGGCTAATTTTGGCTGAGCTTGGGATCTCCGAGGCCGACGCCTCTCACACAGCCATGTGGTGTCTCCTTACTGATGCACAGCCATCCATCTGAGGACCAAACATAAGCACTGCTGGCCACGCTATACGATATTCTCCTTCCAAGTCCTATATATAGCTCATAGCCTTTCGATGTCTAggcgagatgagatggcttCCAGCCTGAGCGCTTTTAGGAGGTTTTCTTCCAGACCCCATGCAAATGAACGACATTTTCCAAAACATGGCGTTCAAAGTCAAACGCCAAGAAAAGCAAGAACTAAGACACTGGCTGGCTCTTTTTTTCGACTAAGCTCTCGTTTGCTTTTAGACGCCCTCAAAAGATTTCATCCAGCCATTTGCATCCGTCCAAAGTCTTGTTCATGGACGGTCCACCGAGACGCCGcagtgttggtgatgagttGATATTTCCTAGGCATTTTTGGGGGCGGCAAACGAAGAGCAGACTGTGACAGGGGCGAGGGTCGGTATAAGGCACCGGCTACATACCTATCCGCATAGTAACGCGACATCGGCCCTGGGAATTGAAGCATGAGTAAGCCAATAATACCTACTCAGGCAGGGATAGGAGACCCATCGACTCTGGCCAATTCATCGCAGACGCGGTCACACGCGTATCGAAAGCCTATGGCAAACATGTTGGGAGAAAATGGCGGGTAGCAAATAAATTTCACGGCCAATCAGTAGGGTGCTTACACGAGGAGCTGAAAAGCGGTGGATGCAACCATCAACGCCACAACATCCCGCATACTGGGATGCATAACCCTGTTTCCTTTCAACCCACCCCCATCACCCATGGAGAATGAGGGGATAGAGTTAACTTGGACGTAGATGAACTCGACGACGCAAACAGAGACATTCAAACAGATTCTCACGGGGTCACAATGTTATACGAGATGTCCAGGAAGCCCCTTTAACCATTGCCCAGTCAAGCATTTGGAGGGCCGGTAGATGTTGTGTAACCTTTGGTGGAGTCGGCTTTTGTTTGTCTGTGCAGCCTGCAGAGCACCGAGGCCGCTACAATCACTCTAGCGTGCATGATTTGTGACAGATGAGCATTTCTCATATGCTGTGGTCTCTCAACCATCGACTCATAAAGATCCTGCGCCCAGAAcccccatccatctcaccTCCTTCTTTAACTATCAAAAGTTTGTTCACCCAACCAAATCAGGCAAAATGACTGGCCAGTCACCCCGGTCACCATCCCTAATCGAGCGTATCAACATAGAGACAGAGAAGTGTTTGACAGTCCTTAACAAATTACCACGACCGGCCCAAAGAAACGCACGTGCATTGCACGCTGTTGAGGCCAAGCTCGCCGCGGCAGAGACAGAAGAAGAATGCCAAGCTTTCCGAGCGGAGAGGAGACGGCTCATTCGTGAGAGAGAGTCTGGTCTGAAAGAAGCGACAAGGGACTGGCACGACGAAACTAATGATGTCGTGGAGGACCTGGTCACTACCTTACTCAAACCCATTCTGAGGGAAATCGAATCTCACATCGCTAAGAGTAGCCGTGATACTGCTCAAATCGACACCCCCAGCGGGGTTGATCAAGTTGCAATCTCGCGTACACCGACAATGCCAGCGACCCCGGTGCCTGAGACCAACCAAGCACAAGGCCCATCCGTCGACTCCACCATCCTTGCTGCCGACCAGGTTAGTGATATACTCCAAACGACTTTTTGACCCAAAACTCACGATTAAAGCCAACCAACAAGAGAAAGGCGAGTCCCAGTCGCCCACCTGCTCCGAAAAGACAACGACGCGGGCTCGAGAAGAATACCATAACATTTGCCGAAGTCTTCCGTAACGGCAAGGCGCCCATCAAACGCATCATCGTACAGTATCCTCCAGATTACGGCCAGTGGTACATCATACGATGCCGGAGGCACAATATCAACTTCAAGGAGAACCCTCTCAAAGCAGCATCACGCCACATCTGCCAGAGCAAGCATCCCAATATGCCACGGAACTATGTATCAgtcatcaagatgatgggatATCGGGTCGTGAATTGTGATGAGGACCTCGCCGAGCAGAACAATGCTGTCGCCAGAGAGGCGTTTGGAATTCGCAGCCAACCTCCTTCTGCGGATAGCATTGAGGTGGGGTATGATACTATCGCCCCCGCGCCCGAGAGACCATTgcgtgatgatgacggcgactatgaagaagaaggtggtggtgaattCACACCTCAGACCAGCAGCTCAGCTCGACGTCGGAGCATCATGGCAATCACTGATCCGACAGCCGGGGAAGTCTATCAAGTCTACTGGAGAATGCTGAAAAAATGGACCGCGGCAATCGTCCTCCCACTTGAGAACCTCGAAAGATTTGGTGTCAAAGACTCGATCGAAAGCCTAGGGCTGCTCAAGAGCCTCCCTTCATGTTATACGTACGac from Fusarium keratoplasticum isolate Fu6.1 chromosome 12, whole genome shotgun sequence includes:
- a CDS encoding Helo-like-N domain-containing protein, which encodes MAEALGIVGSVIGIIQITATVALRLNSLVQGIRDAPDDIRHLQDDVANLAAILDTTHELSEQYQHVEAPSLTRALKGQLGTCEKSMQDIRTFLNPLVQKASGGKKFIRMVEWNLKKSELRDLRGRLGEGKAGLNLTITSLHGYLEGKKLDEIKSDIGQLYEKIMSDFKDIVRGEEFRKQIEKDVDNDSVRDGQSDAGFVMRNFMDQTPGIDYPDQGAGAFSTSDTLAGGDDLFNMDNPEAMLDAVRSQNKQYVRALISRGVGPTGRSKQGFTVLHYCAFDNDVAMGQLLVKNGAHLNTKDFHLRSPLRLALSLPSYEFAELLVDSRCDIGDSVEELRRLLAREGEIPGRTGLFQALSRTLNPSDQCSFLHRAIRSGDTKSLKVLFDSGFDPKFKDETGLSLFFYALLHQNVPSLRFLSENGADLNEWLPASTMPKLSPSLPRQQEIQKTLTRGATPLHLTARVMNDAEMIKLLLELGADPNHVLSTSNREIVLIGVCANHFLGVARELLKAGANPNHASNDGRNAMYWALYCGNVELFELLVQHGGDVNYRWQHDECTLVMMAAERGNMDILRVLVDAGADVGGQNKKGETAMDLAQQMKKKQAVEFLQNAAQQKTLRDIKDVMKFEQRGSYTKQAIVS